Genomic DNA from Ictidomys tridecemlineatus isolate mIctTri1 chromosome 6, mIctTri1.hap1, whole genome shotgun sequence:
ACAATGTAGGATCACACAATtcctgcaatcatacatgtacctaaagTAGTGATGCCATCTTAttttaccatctttcctatccccatgctcacacccctcctttccctctctttggCCAATCCAAAGTTGCTCCACTTATCCCATATCCCCCCCATGCTAATTAtgtattagcatccacttatctgAGAAACATTTGGCTTTTCATACCATGCTTTTTGATTATTATAgctttatagtatattttgaaggcACGCAATATAATTCCTCCTGCTATATTCTTTTTACTCTAGAGTGTTTGGGTTATTTAGGGTCTTCTGTGGTTGAGTATGggttttaggaattttttttcctacttctgtGAAGCATGTCACTGGTACTTTGATAGAGATTATATTGAGTCTGTATATCACATTGGGAAGTATGGACATCTTAACTTTTGATTCTTCCAATTCAAAAACATGGAATGTcttattttttctgtctttcatctttaatttctttctttaatgtttgtATTATTGTGATATTATCcctatgcattttatatttttcaaactaTTGTAAGTGGGATTTTTCCCATTATATTTAGGTAATTCACCAATGacttagagaaatacaaatgatattACATATTGAGGTTATATCCTgcaattttgctgaattcatttattacttctAATTGTTTCTTGGTGAAAATTTTAtgaagatcatgtcatctgcaaacagacaattttactttttcctttttaatttgcaTGCACGTTACTTCTTTCATTGCAGAATTCTCAGACTAGAACTTCCGGTATTATGTTGATAACATTGGTGAAGTAGATATCTTCAttttgttccagatcttagaaaGTTTTCAGCTTTTTCCTATTCAGTATGATGGTAGCTCTTGACTTTTGTACACCACCTTTATTATGTTGGGTTATTTTCCTTGAAACCCtaatttgttcattgttttcATCATAAGGGgataataaattttatcaaatatctCTTCTGTATGTATTGAAATGACCATTTTTTTGTCCTTCCTTCTGATGACATAGTGTATCACATTTATCAATTCACATGTAGAACAATTCTTGCATCTTTAGGAGGAATAACATTCAATCATGATGAATAATTTTGGAGTGTAGCATTGGAttcaaaatttttgtattttgtcaAGAATATTGAATCTGTATTTATCAAGAACATTAGCATATACCTTTCTGtgcttactctctctctctctctctctctctctctctgtgtgtgtgtgtgtgtgtgtgtgtgttcttctcTAACTTTGATATTAGAAGAATAGTGACCTCAGAATCATTTTGtgagaatataattttctttattttttggaataattagtattagtttttctttaagtGTTTGGTGGAATTCAACAGTGAAACTGTCctgtccttggcttttctttaatGAGAGATTTTtgcaaagctcacatgtgaggtGGAATTAATATCTAGACTATATAAGGAACTCATtagccaaagaaaataaaataaagattaaaaacaagaaaacaaaaaaactggttTAAATATGGGCAATGAACCTAACAAGATATTTATGAAAGTAAAAGACCAACACAAATATGAGAAAATCCACAGTGTGACTAGTTATCAgggaattgcaaaaaaaaaaacacagtatcACTTCATTCCAATAAAAGTGACTAtcatcataaagacaaaagaCACCAAGTGGTAGTGCAGATGTGGAGAAAACATTACACTTGCAcatgttggtgggaatgtgaattaaaactaacatttaaaacagtatgaaggttcctcaaaaattagaaatagaattgTCATATCCTCCAGTAATCCCACTATAGTCACatattcagagaaaatgaaatcagtatatcaaaGGAACATCTGTACTCCTATGTTTATTGCAGACTATTCAAATTAGTCAAGAGATGGAAACAATCTAAGTGTTCATTAGCTGATGgatgataaggaaaatgtggtacagctgggcctggtggcacagacctgtaatcccagtggctcaggagtttgagtcaggaagatccagagtccaaggccagcctcagaaacttacaGAGTTAATAAGCAACTAGGTGACACCATGtctgtgtataaaatataaaaaagaaaaaaggcctggacgtggctcagtggttaagtgcccttgagttcaatccctgggtacaaaaaaaggaaggaaagagggaggggggaagggaagaTGAGGTACAGTCTCACACCAGAATACTACACAACCTCACggggaaaaaatgaaatcttgtcatttaaaaagcatggatggaattggagaatattatgttaagtggaaAAAGCTAGGCAAGTACTACATGATATCACTCATACAGAATCTGAAAATGTTTCATGAAAACTAAGAGTAGAATGATAGTTAACAGAACAAGGcacaagaaggaagaaggagagacgGGGACTGTTTAATCATTGGGAATTAAGATACATTTAgataggagtaagaagttctTTGCTGTTGCACAGTATCGTGAATACAGAAGACAAAAATGccctgtatatttcaaaaagctgaaagaaaggatattgaatgttttcatcatgaagaaatgaaaaatatttgaggagatataAGTTTACCCTTacttaaataattcaaaatgtacACACCAAAACTTCACATAATGTTCCATAAATATAATCTTAATgttatatatatcagttaaatattaaaaaaataaattcacccacattttcttttaatactgtttcaatttttatatttagatcaATAAATCATTTGCAGTTAATTTTTAGGTATGATTTAAGAAATGATCTATCTTTTTATCTTTCCAGTTATGTAAAAATTTGCCCCGTAGTACGCATTTAAAAGTTCATATATTCCCTGTGATCTTCTATCTTTATTGTACACAAAATTTCACATATAATATAGTCTATATCAATCTTTTCATTCTATTCCACTTTATGTAATTATTAATACTTCTAcaacttaatattttcattaactaTTTAATGCCTGATAATTGTAGTTTCTTGTAGGTTTTATTTTCTGAACAAATTCTTTAGGCCATAGttgctttattatttcttcaaaaaaatgtgttctacCTATATCTATAAGGAAAATCTTGTTGgtatttttattgaacttttaTTAAACTTTTAGTAAAATAAGTGAGAACCtccataattttataaagaataattcTATTGAATCACAAagatttgttgttttttccctACCTTCAGAGAATATGtatgattttttactttattcaacaaaagttattttcttcAAAGTACAAAATCACAAATACTAGCCcagtcaaataaaaaataaaaggagagaaaattaaaattaatgaaatcggaaatgaaagaggaaatattaTGACAGATGCTTCAAAAATAATAGAATCATAATAGACTACTATGAAACAATTCATGCCAAAAAATTGAATAACCTAGAGGAAATGGACACATTCCTAGTAATATATACTCTACCAAGACTGAATAAAGAACAGCCTGAACAGActaattacaaataaaactgaagTAGTGATCAAAATTTCCCCTAAAAAAGAAAGGTCCAAGATAAGGTTTTGAAGATAAAGATACCAAAACTcaaggaagaattaataccaattcttTAACTCTTtgaaaaaaacagaagtacagggaATACTTGCAAGTTCATGATCTCTGAGATATCTATCACTCTAATACAAAAGCCAGAATATTTCAAGTATTTGACCACAATAGAAATCCCAATTCAggtttgaataaataatatagtgAATGGAATGTAAAATTACCTCAATAAGTAAGTTAGTAAACAGAGAATTTGTTACTAAAAATTTCAAGTAATGACCAActttagaaaatgaatataaatttgtaTGAATATCTAAATATAGGAATTATGACATGTTTTGGGAAAGAGAACAGTAAGGGTAatgtaaaatttagaaaattatcttTTGGATTACccataaaaaaatttcaaaattttgtgtagagtttattttatgtgtaaataATAATGAGTTTTTAAAGGGTCTTATCATAGACTAATCCCAACATAATGTTAAATATTGACTTAGTAAaattattgaagaaatatttccattaaaatgtacaaataaaattatttatttaaaggataagggaatttttattactattttactgattcaatttttaatatatttgttttgaggatggcattagagcagattatgctaagtgaagccaaccaatccctaaaaaacaaatgccaaatgtcttctttgatataaggagagtaactaagaacagagtagggacaaagagcatgagaaaaagattaacattaaacagagatgagaggtgggagggaaagggagagagaagggaaattgcatggaaatggaaggagaccctcagggttatacaaaattacatacaagaggaagtgaagggaaagggaaaaataatacaagggggagaaatgaattacagtagagggggtagagagagaagaggggagtggaggggaggggaggggggtagtagaggataggaaaggcagcagaatacaacagacagagtatggcaatatgtaaatcaatggaagtgtaactgatgtgattctgcaatctgtatatggggtaaaaatgggagttcataagccacttgaatcaaaatgtgaaatatgatatatcaagaactatgtgatgttttgaacaaccaacaattaaaaaaagatatttgttttgAGGTAATAATGAATATctgacacttttcttttttttagttatgatatcatatatatgtatgtaaattttcttataaaattttatctatattttcttttttattcatatatatatatatatatatataatctgttcTAGTTAGCTATAcatgaatacattttgacacattatacttaaatgagtataacttctcatttttctggttgtacatgatacagaatcacactggtcagtGGTCATATATGcaatagggtaataatgtctggttcattctactgtcctttctacccccctactcccttccctcccttcactccctatGCCTAattcaaagtacctctatttgaccgttttattttgaataacaaataaagttctttcactttaaatattttctttcaattcaGAAAGCTTAGTTTGATGAGTGAATAAAATATGACTGTATGCATAATCAAAATGGAAGTGTATAACACTTAGAATCTATTTTGAAAGATGTTAATTCAAATACTTAATTTTATGGGTAAATCAACTGGTAAATTAGAGTGACTTTTGAGGGACAGGTGCCACTGAgatactaaaaaaatatatattatacaaactATGAATGAATTAGCACAGAGGACTTAGTGATAACTCTACCTTGAAATGAATAAACAGGTACTTAAGAAAAGGATATTTGAACTGGCTACTTAGAGGGCTCATAAATGTTATTATAtgaagtatttcaaaataaatgacagcTAGCCAAGCAGTTTAAATAGCACGATATTGCTTTAAGCAAACTTGTCCTCACTGATACATAACAGAATCAAAATTAGTGAATCTTTTGATAGTATATTAGGTTTTACTTTTATTACATTGCCACAAAATATTTACACATACgggtgtatatatatgtatatatatatatgtgtgtgcgcACATATATAATTTGTGTGCTGTTAATATTTGTAAACATTAAATAATGCTCAAAGATCATTAGGTGTAAATTGGCAAGttagaaaaaaaacatgtacacataaataaaaaggaggactataaacaatttataatcaattgtttaaataattttgtccTGAAATCATGTTTATAACCTATATACTTTCTACAATTCAACTCATTCTACAGATCTACAGAAAATTCTATAATTGTCTAATaatatattatgtttatttttctccctggATATATTTTATACCATCCCTTTGGGtgctattttcaaatatattttgttccaaCCAATATACACAgttttaaaaactggaataaaaaaAGGACAATCTGATCTAAcgtacaatatttttaatatatggtaAATCTGAAATTGGATGCATACCTTTGAAAATACTATTATATTTGATTCATTAAAAATGTTGTTTATtgcacaaaatttaaatttcttagaactaataaattcagccCTAAACTTGGAATTTCCTAAGCTAGAACTTGAAGCTTCTACCATCTTAGTTTCACTGGCAGGAAGTATGTCTATATCAATCTGCATATCTGTACTATACATATACACACCTAGATCTGACATATATGTCaaacaaataatatttgaaacaaaaagaattagcattgttcttatttcaaaattattcacaAATCATTTAGAATTTGATTTAGATGTATCCCAACTTAAGAAGAGGAAGTTTGGGGagtttgaaaatttcaaataagtATTACATTTCAATATTGATTTTCAAAACCAAATTAGTAagattatcacattttctttgatgAAAATCATCATAAACGTAACATCTTACATCTAAAACTAAGGATTGTTACTTTAcagtatatgcacatatacatgaatatgtgtgaatatatatacacaaatatctaaaacatttaaatatacacTTCAAAGATAAACAGTGCTCAAAGATGAACATCAAAAACtctactaaaattttaatttatttaattacaatATACATCAATTAATTAGAAgcatagaaattaaattttacttctaCATCGGTTTTAATAGGTCATATATCAAATGCAATTTCAAATGGAACAAAATTTTATAGTCTACATAACTGTCATtcttaaaagacaaaagagaCATTGAAAGTAGAAGCTTACTATTTTCACATGTTCATACAAAGAAAACTAAGAGGACAGGGAAaacaaagtcaaaaacaaaagggAGTTTTAATGGAGATTCAAAGCAAAGCTACCATTTCAGACcaaagttttgagaaaaaaatattttttgaaagacatAAAGATGAATATCAAAGCAATGAAATAAGTAGAAAAGGGAGAAATGATCTCTTAGAAACTGCTGAAACTACCTGAGCCTCCTTTATACATATCTTTTGAATGAGGAAGTAGAATAttcatttctttgaaaaagaCACAATCCTgtgtatcaaatttaaaaaggctttttTCACTTGTTGATTCCGTAAGGTATAGATGAAAGGGTTCAAAAGTGGAGCTACTGAGGTATTGAGAACAGCAATTCCCTTGGAAACAGATACTCTTTGTTTGATTGAAGGTTTAAGATACATGAAGATGCAGCTGCCATAGGAAAGGGAAATCACGATCATGTGAGAAGAACATGTGGAAAAAGCCTTTTTCCTCTGACTAGTTGAAGGGATTCTTAGAATGGTCAGTGCGATATAGGTGTAGGATACTATCACCATGACTAATGTGACCAAGAGTGTCACCAAAGCTGAGATGAATCCCATCATCTCCAGGAGCTGTGTGTCTGTGCAGGAGATCTGCATGAGGGGTGTAGTGTCACAGTAGAAATGATCCACAATGTTGGAGGCACAGAAGTCAATGTTTAGACCTATGACGAGTGGTGGGAAGATGACAAAAAAGCCAGCAAGCCAACAACTGAGGACCAGCTGAATGCAGATTTTGCTGTTCATGATCGTCATGTAATGAAGGGgcttacagatggccacatagcggtcataggacaTAGCTGCCAACAAGTAAAATTCTGATGCTCCAAGTAGGAAGGCAAAAAACACTTGAGTAACACAACTGGCATAGGAAATGGTCTTGTCCCCAGTTGCCATAATAGCCAGCAATTTAGGGATGCATGTAGTAGTATAGGAAATTTCTAAGAAGGAGAAATTCCGAAGGAAAAAATACATGGGGGTCTTCAGGTCCGTATCTACCAGGGTAAGTGTGATGATGGTCAGATTGCCAGTGACGCTCAGCAAGTAGGTAAGAAGCAGGAAGACAAATAACACAACTTTCAATTCTGGGTCATCAGTCAAACCTGCCAGGATGAACACTGTCAGTCTTGTGTGGTTTCTCATTATGGTGCTCTGACATTCACCAGTTctgaatagaaaacaaataataataatctctacAGAAAAATAACAGCAATAATTAGTGTGGAGGTGACATTAACAGTGGTTTTTCATGGAGAGCAAAATATAATCTTCATTGCTGTATTAAAGATGATTCTGTCAGGAAGAATAATAGTTTGTATTTTCAAATTGCAGGCAGAGAACAAATACATCAATTGCAATTGTACTGAAGAATAATCCATATAAGGGTAGTAACTGTTCATTCTGTTTGTGTGAACACaaggaaattttataaaacaaaattaaaagaatttaaagagagaaaaatgtttttgctttcttGAGAACACACAAGAGTTGGAATGGCATGTCATTTTCCTATTCAATTAAAGAAGTTCACCTCAATAAAATTCAAGAATtttgcataataaaataaagttatgccTACCAAATGAAATGCAAGAGTACTCTTTTACTTAAGacaaacacagagacacagacacacacagtccTGTAGTTCCATCTACAGGACTAGGAGATGTTCACTATTATATTCAACCAAACAATCTTAAGGGCataattcttttctcatttacttcCACAGTTGAGACCCAGGTTCAAAATGATGCACAGGAAATAATTCCATTTACTCTTAGTATTGGCATTGTCTCATTATCTGTGGTCTCCCCAACCTTCCTGCTCTGTACCCCAATACCAAATCAACAGGAACTCTCTGATAGTGTGTGTAGTAAGCCACTGCAGTTCTCCTCTGGGATTGTGGTTCTGAGAATGGACCAAGTAAATTGAATAGTGAGACACCTGACTATACAGACAAAGAGCAATACATACATGTGGATTTAGGAAGCTCTGTAAACCAGGAGaagtgaaaacaaaactaaatttaaacctaGACACATAAGAAAGAGTTTTAGGAATAAGATAAGGAGCTTAATTATCCTAAGATAATTAGTGaatataatgggaaaaaaattaaagatagacatatataaattagtaaataaatattagtaaataaataGGAGACAGGTTCACTAATAAAATTTATCTCCATATGCTTCTAGTTATTTTAGttacatttttgttctttgtctaaaatagatattgaaaacaTGAACAATTTTGAGTTCATCCCtggcctaaaaataaaaacaatagtttATAAATTCCAAAACATAAGGAATCACAAAACAGCACTGACACAAATTATAGGCAAGCATGCAGTTTCCTGTCATGAGAATATTCAAATGTCCAACTAACAGGCAGCCAAAgagatattaataaatattttctacatctaGCAAATATTGAGAAagtgaaattaagaaataaaattgtgtttgtaCAGCTACTACATTGGAGATCTAGTATTTAAGTTAATGATATCTCCAGGGAAAAGTTTCTTCGTGCATATTCATCATCACatgcataaaatatttacagTTTCATGATAGGCATGGCATTATATGATAGTGCATGTAATTACTTGCAACCTGCAAAGCATACATTAGGATTAGGAAAgcatatattcaaataaaaatagacatataagGGCAAATAAAACTGGTTTGTTATAATATCTAATGAAGTATACAGGAGAAATTTGAATTCTAAAGTAGGTcttaaagggagaaaaagaaatgagacaaaATATTCTTAGCAGAGAGGGTCAgctaacagaaaataaaaggcacactttaatatattagaaaaagaattCAGCTGCTAAAACTATGCATGTTAGTAATGTTCACAAACAACTGAAAGCAATTACTGTTATGTTTGTTAGAaatttattcatattcatatgATTTTGGAACAATCTATTATAAAACTTTTCTCATTTATGCAGATTAATGACATAATCAATGGCAAGAGTTGTCAAAATCCATACATCTAAaacacataaattaaaatttcatcataTCAAATCATTTCATTGTTCAACTTCAACACTCATTCACAAATTATCCCTTAACATAAACTAGAAAGAGAAAGTTCATATTCGAAGTCAGGCCtctgaatgtaatttttttttagttgtcttaACTATCATGATAACAGatgaatttaaaaacagaaagagctTTTCAACTAAATTATCATGGTATTCTATGGACTATATTCATTGTTTTTCCctatatcaaaatttaaagatTAGGGTTACAAAAAAGATTAATGACAATGATAAATAACTGAACAGAACCAAATGATTTAATGATAAATACACTTCTAATTGGAAATGTCATTTTAActcttaaaaatgttaattattttgatCTTTTGAAATCCTAAAGCAATGCCCcccaaaaaatctttaaaatgcaaacatcaaaataaaacacaaattttttGGCGGTGGTGGGGttgggtactgaagattgaaccccagggtgttTTACCACAGAGCTATGTCTCcggccctttttacattttgagacaggatctcactatgttgctgagagtctcactaaattgcagaggctggtttcaaatttataatctttctgtctcagcctctgaaactactgggattacaggcatgcatcaccataccCAGCTGAAACACATGTATTTTAAGGCCATAAAGACACAAgtttattgagataaaatcaTCTGAGCCTTGATATTTAACAATTTTACCATACTGAATTGAGCTTGCAAACATTCCACTTCTCTCTGCATGTTCTTATCTGGGATAGTTTCTTCTCACCTGAAAACGGCACTCTTGGAGATGATATAATTAGTTGTTTTATGGCATTATCACTAGTGTATTAAATCTCCCCTTCTctgtaatttacttatttattcatgtaCTGAATCCTTTTCTACACATCACCCACACtgccatataaaataaattaatcctGATCCCTTGACTATTTACACTTTCCATGCCCTGAATGAAAATAGCTAGACTATGAAGAATTCTCAAGATGATAAGCAATCCAAGAACCATTTCCCTAGaggttttatattataaaagcAGTCTCCCCAAGcactctacatttttaaaaacaaaatttatatgaaaaagagATTAAGATATATCTCCAGTGAATTCAGTATAGATGGCTTTAATATGTGTTTGCCTATCCATTTatggaaagaaaacatttattttttttcttcagaaagccACCTAAATGCACATAATTATTCAGATGATAGCTTAGCCATGCCTCTAGCATCACTTCCCTGATGACCGGTTGCCGTGAAGTTCCTAATTCAGTATCTTGAATTTGGGGGGCAGTGAGTGAATGCAGTTAATTGAATCTATTTCTTCAAGCCTTTCATCATGTACCATGGTCATCTCCAGTTAGTGAAAGATAATAGTGTTGGGGAGGATATCTGTGCTGTTTGGCCTGGAGGGTGGGTGGGTTGGGGGAACATGTAGAAGATGGAGTAGCCCCCTATTGTCTCTGTTATCCTAAAAGAGCCTTCAGACACTTAAATTTAAGTCTGACATCATATAGTCCAACCCAACAATTAAATGTAagtttcttgaaatagtttgataGTTCTGCATGGGAAGTTTTCTTCTAGAGGAAGCCTCCAGAAAcaggttgtttttttaaatcttttcaaaattCAGGAATGGTCCTGTGATCTTAGGGGCCCgagaaaagagagagacactgtaattcttaattcttatataggggacacacaaggggaggttccatggaacattccaTCCCAAAAAGGGCAAATgagtaggattacaaaggaacaggttaGTGTAACTCAATCCCATCGGGTAATGCCAACTCCTGGTGCCACACCTCATTATCCAAGAGGAGGTACAGGGAGCAATACTTGTTTAGTATCTCTTGCTCAGAACTTGAAGGTGTGTATTTCCAGAGCAActcccttctttctttgaaaaagtagGTGATGAGTCACTATCACAAGTTCCTGAATTCTTGTTCTGAAGGCATGACATCCTGGCAGCTCAACAGAGCTACAAGCACCATAGCTGGAGACTTAGGTCTTCCTTGCTGCTGGATCATCTGCTCAGCCTGCAGCCTCAGATTCTTCAGCAGCTTCCATGAGGGTCACTTCACCATTGGGTGTCTCTGGGCCATCTTCTTTCCCCTCATCCTTTGAAGGTTCCTCTTCTTGCTGGGAGTCAGAGCTAACATCTCTTGATTGATCCGCAGTTGTTTGAACCTTGGATTTAGGTCCTTGTCTTTTCAAAATCTGGGGAtagctctgaagaaaaaaaaattgcaagtaCTTCTCCCCAAGACCTCTAATGTCTAAATTATTTACTCCTCAAGTAGGAGTGATACCTGTCTTGGAGATAAGGAACATGTCCTTGTTCCCCAGTGTTGAAGACTAAACACTGAGAAACACTGAAGCAAGCCCAGAAAACaagtttaatgaaaaaaatatagagacAGACTTCTTTGAGGAAAAGGGGCCCCAAAGCTGGATGTCGATGGGAGGAGTTATATTTTTATAGACTCCTTTACAGCTCCTTTATAGATTCCAGAACCCCCCTTTTAATTattcccttcattttcttctccctctatGTGTCTAAGGGCAGGAAGGAGCAAGAGATGGAAATTAATCATTAGCAACCCAGAGTGCCCAGGAGCATGATCACAGAGGTTGACACCCATTGTCCTCTGTTGGGTAGCAGGTCCTCATTTTCTCTTTACACCCATCAGCAAtgtctacactgactgcctggcCTTTGCCCCTGATTAGGCCAAGTGGGGCTGCAGGCAGATTGCTTTTTTGGTAAAGAAAGCCAGTGGGGGGTTGGTACAATGCCATTTTATAGAACTATTCTCTTAACATCTTCTTAAGAGATCCTCATCTCTCTGTCCCCTTACAACAGGTTTTACTCTATTTCCACTTCCACAAAATGTGGGAGATTAATTCCAGGTGTTAAagttatatctttttattttgctt
This window encodes:
- the LOC101959314 gene encoding olfactory receptor 6C74, with the protein product MRNHTRLTVFILAGLTDDPELKVVLFVFLLLTYLLSVTGNLTIITLTLVDTDLKTPMYFFLRNFSFLEISYTTTCIPKLLAIMATGDKTISYASCVTQVFFAFLLGASEFYLLAAMSYDRYVAICKPLHYMTIMNSKICIQLVLSCWLAGFFVIFPPLVIGLNIDFCASNIVDHFYCDTTPLMQISCTDTQLLEMMGFISALVTLLVTLVMVIVSYTYIALTILRIPSTSQRKKAFSTCSSHMIVISLSYGSCIFMYLKPSIKQRVSVSKGIAVLNTSVAPLLNPFIYTLRNQQVKKAFLNLIHRIVSFSKK